Proteins from a single region of Humidesulfovibrio mexicanus:
- the gyrB gene encoding DNA topoisomerase (ATP-hydrolyzing) subunit B: MTEKEKNAAAYTADSITVLEGLSAVRKRPAMYIGSTDARGLHHLVYEVVDNAIDEAMAGYCTRVKVTLHMDNSVTVSDNGRGIPVDMHPKEKKTALEVVMTILHAGGKFDNNAYKVSGGLHGVGVSVVNALSETLTATVKRGGRAYQQTYVRGVPAGPVTELGEATGTGTKVRFKPDEEIFETNQYEYAILKKRFQELAYLNRGIEIEFLDERTGDKDNFKFEGGIRSFVEDLNQGQTAVHEMIYAIGESDSGEHGTVVTEIAVQYNQGYKENVQTFANNIRTIEGGTHLAGFKTALTRALNTYIQKSELSKKLKEKLAGDDVREGLTAVVSVKLPMPQFEGQTKTKLGNSEVAGLVAGLVYEKLTTFLEENPKEAKAIIEKVVDAARAREAARKARDLVRRKGALSDNALPGKLADCQSKDPGESEIFIVEGDSAGGSAKQGRNPRIQAILPLRGKILNVEKTRYDKMLGNKEIRALITAMGVGVPGNGLDDEHTPDFERLRYHKIVIMTDADVDGSHIRTLLLTFFFRQYRELIDRGFIYIAQPPLFRAHKGKFEQYIKDEKELHAFLLSQAERDLAVTAQEAEAGPRVFRAKELRALLDQIRQLKDRVREALHMGIEEPLFISLVRQPRRAPEDFAAAPVEELLSGVVDAGYGVHLDVEQGEDETERRSFVVFTSANGHRTRLGLEFFNSKTYRKAQEMYESLSSQCGGHEFSLARAEGASVKVNGFFPLLDAVLEESHRGYTVQRYKGLGEMNPEQLWETTMDPDKRTLLQVKIDDAEAADRIFSELMGDCVTPRREFIERNAMTVEELDI, translated from the coding sequence ATGACCGAGAAGGAAAAGAACGCCGCCGCCTATACCGCGGACAGCATCACCGTCCTTGAAGGCCTTTCCGCCGTGCGCAAGCGCCCGGCCATGTACATCGGCTCCACAGACGCGCGCGGTCTGCACCACCTGGTGTACGAGGTGGTGGACAACGCCATCGACGAGGCTATGGCCGGGTACTGCACCCGGGTCAAGGTCACGCTGCACATGGACAATTCCGTCACCGTGTCGGACAACGGCCGCGGCATTCCCGTGGACATGCACCCCAAGGAGAAAAAGACCGCGCTCGAAGTGGTCATGACCATCCTGCACGCGGGCGGCAAGTTCGACAACAATGCCTACAAGGTTTCCGGCGGCCTGCACGGTGTGGGCGTCAGCGTGGTCAACGCCCTGTCCGAGACGCTAACCGCCACGGTGAAGCGCGGCGGCCGCGCCTACCAGCAGACCTACGTGCGCGGCGTGCCCGCCGGGCCCGTGACCGAGCTTGGCGAGGCCACCGGCACCGGCACAAAGGTGCGCTTCAAGCCCGACGAGGAGATCTTCGAGACCAATCAGTATGAGTACGCCATCCTGAAAAAGCGTTTTCAGGAACTGGCCTACCTGAACCGGGGCATCGAGATCGAATTTCTGGACGAGCGCACCGGCGACAAGGATAATTTCAAGTTCGAGGGCGGCATCCGTTCCTTTGTGGAGGATCTGAACCAGGGGCAGACCGCTGTCCATGAAATGATCTACGCCATCGGCGAAAGCGACTCCGGCGAGCACGGCACCGTGGTCACCGAAATCGCCGTGCAGTACAACCAGGGCTACAAGGAAAACGTCCAGACCTTCGCCAACAACATCCGCACCATCGAGGGCGGCACGCACCTGGCCGGCTTCAAGACCGCGCTCACCCGCGCGCTGAACACCTACATCCAGAAGTCCGAGCTTTCCAAGAAGCTCAAGGAGAAGCTGGCGGGCGACGACGTGCGCGAGGGCCTCACCGCCGTGGTCAGCGTCAAGCTGCCCATGCCCCAGTTCGAGGGCCAGACCAAGACCAAGCTCGGCAACTCCGAAGTTGCTGGCCTGGTTGCTGGCCTGGTGTACGAGAAGCTGACCACCTTCCTTGAGGAGAATCCCAAGGAGGCCAAGGCCATCATCGAGAAGGTGGTGGACGCGGCGCGCGCGAGAGAGGCCGCCAGAAAGGCCCGCGACCTGGTGCGCCGCAAAGGGGCGCTCTCGGACAACGCCCTTCCCGGCAAGTTGGCCGACTGTCAGAGCAAGGATCCCGGCGAGTCCGAAATCTTCATCGTCGAGGGCGATTCCGCAGGCGGTTCGGCCAAGCAGGGCCGAAACCCGCGCATCCAGGCCATTCTGCCCCTGCGCGGCAAGATCCTGAACGTGGAGAAGACCCGCTACGACAAGATGCTTGGCAACAAGGAAATCCGCGCGCTGATCACCGCCATGGGCGTGGGCGTGCCGGGCAACGGCCTGGATGACGAGCATACACCGGATTTTGAGCGCCTGCGCTACCACAAGATCGTCATCATGACCGACGCCGACGTGGACGGCAGCCACATCCGCACCCTGCTCTTGACCTTCTTCTTCCGGCAGTACCGCGAGCTCATCGACCGCGGGTTCATTTACATCGCCCAGCCGCCGCTGTTCCGCGCGCACAAGGGCAAATTCGAGCAGTACATCAAGGACGAAAAGGAACTGCACGCCTTCCTGCTTTCCCAGGCGGAAAGGGATCTTGCCGTCACCGCGCAAGAGGCCGAAGCCGGGCCGAGGGTGTTCCGCGCCAAGGAATTGCGCGCCTTGCTGGATCAGATCCGGCAGCTCAAGGACCGCGTGCGCGAGGCCCTGCACATGGGCATCGAGGAACCGCTGTTCATCTCCCTGGTGCGTCAGCCCCGGCGCGCGCCGGAGGATTTCGCCGCCGCCCCGGTGGAGGAACTGCTTTCCGGCGTTGTGGATGCGGGGTACGGCGTGCATCTGGATGTGGAGCAGGGCGAGGACGAGACCGAGCGCCGCAGTTTCGTGGTGTTCACCAGCGCCAACGGGCACCGCACGCGCTTGGGGCTGGAGTTCTTCAACTCCAAGACCTACCGCAAGGCCCAGGAAATGTACGAAAGCCTGTCCAGCCAGTGCGGCGGGCACGAGTTCAGCCTTGCCCGCGCCGAAGGCGCTTCCGTGAAGGTGAACGGCTTCTTCCCGCTGCTGGACGCGGTGCTCGAGGAGTCGCACAGGGGCTACACCGTGCAGCGCTACAAGGGTCTGGGCGAAATGAATCCGGAGCAGTTGTGGGAAACCACCATGGACCCGGACAAGCGCACCCTTCTTCAGGTCAAGATCGACGACGCCGAAGCGGCGGACCGCATCTTCAGCGAGCTTATGGGCGACTGCGTGACCCCGCGCCGCGAGTTCATTGAACGCAACGCCATGACCGTGGAAGAACTGGATATTTAG